GATGGGCGGCAACGCCGGCATTCAGGCCTCGGCGATTGTCGTGCGCGGCCTCGCCACGGGTGAAATCAATCTCAACGACACGTTGCGCCGGCTCGGCAAGGAAATTCGCGTCGCCATTTTGAACGGCCTGTTATGCGGCCTGGTCATCTTTTTGGTGGTGAGTTTTGGCTGGAAAAATCCCGGCATGGGCTTGTTGATCGGCACGAGCTTGATGGTGGTGATCATGTCCGCCTCGGTCATCGGTGGCACCGTGCCGCTGGCGTTAAAACGTTTCAATGTCGATCCGGCGATTGCCATCGGGCCGTTTATCACCATTTCCAATGATATTCTCGGCTTGTTGATTTACATGTGGATCGCGATGGCATTTTTGCAGTATTTATAAATCTTCTCTCCTGGCAATGCGATGGCACTCCTCAAAGCCGAAGGCATCGTTGTCCGGACGATGAACATGGGTGAGACCAGCAAGCTGGTGACATTCTTCAGCCGCGAGCTGGGAATTCTCAAGTTTGTCGCCAAGGGCGTGCGCTCGAGCAAAAGCCGCATGGGTGCCGCGCTGGAACCGCTTACCCTTTCACGGATCGTTTATTACCACAAGGAAAATCGCGATCTGCAATTTTTGAGTCAAGCCGATCTCGTTGAATTTTTTCCCAATTTAACGGCTGATGCGGAAAAATGGGGCTATGCCAATGCCTGCGCCGAATTGATTACACGCGCCCAAACCAGCCCGGAAGCCACGTCAAAACTTTATCCGATTTTGCTCAACACCCTGCGGGCGATGAACGAGCCCGCGATAGAGGGGCGAGTTTGCTTTTGGGGATTTCAAATGAAATTCGTCGGCGTGCTCGGCCTCGCCCCGAGTTTGCGGCGCTGCTCGAGCTGCGGAACCGCCGGCTCACCCAATCGCATTTATCAATTCGATTTCTCCCGCGGCGGCTTTTTTTGCGACAAATGCTCGTTGAATCCCGGGCTTCACAAAATCTCGGGCGAAACATTGCAGGCGCTGTCGGATTTTCAAGCTTTGCCCGCCGAAAAATTCGTACAGTATAAAATTTCGCCTGCCGCCGCCCGTGAAATCGAAAATTTTTTCCGCGGCTATTTGGCGTTTCATTTGGAGGAAATCGGCAAGCTGACGTCGCTTAAATTTGTCCATAAAATTGCATCGCAAAAAATCTCCTCGGCCAAATAAAATCATTGATTTCTCCAGCTTTTAGCCGTAATTTCAAAAGAGCTTGTTTGCTTTTTGTTTTAAACTGAGTATATTTGATGTGGCCGGCATGGTGGGATGGGGAATGGGAATTCAGCTCGCAGGTCGAAAGACGCATGATCGACCACGATTTAACGGAGATTGATTTGCGAGAAATGTACGATCGCACGAGATGATCGAAAGAACGACGTTCCTGGCCGGCGGGTGATTGAGAAAAGATAGTGTCGTCGAAAATGGGAGGCCGTTGTCGAGCCCGATTTTAACGACCGGAAAGCAGCGATCATAACCGCTTACAAATTTTGTCAGTTTGATTTAAAGCATCCTCGTTAGATGTTAAATATTTTGAACAGCACAATATTCATGTGAAGTCATAATAGGAGTTCCCATGGCAGAAATCGAAAAACTGATGGATAAGCTGGTGTCGCTCTGCAAGCGTCGCGGATTTATTTTTCCGTCCAGCGAAATTTATGGCGGCTTGAACAGTTGCTACGATTACGGCCCGCTCGGCGTCGAATTGAAGCGCAACGTGAAAGAATACTGGTGGAAAGCGATGGTGCAAACGCGCGACGACATCGAGGGCCTCGACGCCTCCATTCTCATGCACCCGCGCGTGTGGGAAGCCAGCGGCCACGTGGCGAATTTCACCGATCCGATGGTCGATTGCAAGGTTTGCAAAGCCCGCTTTCGCGCGGATGAAATCAAGCCGGAGAAAGCCGGACAATGCCCGCGCTGCGGCAACAAAGATTCGCTCACCGAAGCGCGGCTGTTCAATCTCATGTTCAAAACGTTTATGGGGCCGGTGGAAGACGCGGCAAATATCGTTTACCTGCGGCCAGAAACGGCGCAGGGCATTTATGTGAACGTTTATAACGTCATGCAGGCCTCGCGCCAAAAAATTCCCTTTGGCATCGCGCAAATCGGCAAGGCCTTCCGCAACGAGATCACGCCGGGCAATTTCACCTTCCGCACGCGTGAATTCGAGCAGATGGAGATGCAGTTTTTCGTCAAACCGGGCACGGACATGGAATGGTTTGAGTATTGGAAAGCCCAGCGCATCGCGTGGTATGACGGCCTGGGCATTCGCAAAACGAAGCTGCAATTCCATCAGCATGGCCCGACCGAGCTGGCGCATTACGCCGCCGCGGCGTTCGACATCGAATACGAATTTCCCTTTGGCTGGAAAGAACTGGAAGGCATTCACAACCGCACCGATTTCGATCTCAAGCGCCATGCGGAATACAGCGGCAAGGATTTGAGCTATTTCGACGACGCCACACGCGAGCGCTATATTCCGTATATTATCGAAACCTCGGCGGGCTGCGACCGCACGGTGTTGACCGCGCTGATCGACGCCTACGACGAAGACGTGATCGAAGGCGAAGCCCGCACCGTGCTGCGCCTGGCGCCGGTGATTGCGCCGATCAAAGCCGGCGTGTTTCCGCTGGTGAAAAAAGAAGGCATGCCCGAAGTGGCGGAGAAAATTTTTCACGATCTGAAGAAACACTTTCCCGTGTTTTACGACGATGGCGGCGCGATTGGCCGGCGCTATCGCCGCATGGACGAGGCTGGCACGCCGTTCGGCATCACCGTCGACGGCCAAACTTTGCAAGACCAAACCGTGACCGTGCGCGAACGCGATTCCCTCTCGCAAACGCGCGTGGCGAGCGACAAGCTGCTGCCGTTCATTCAGGAAAAGATGGCGGGGTATAAGAGAACGGCGTGATGGCTTATTGGCTTGAAGCATTTTAGTTGAAATTATTGAAGCGATCCCCATAATGAGGTTTTAGCATGGTAAGACAATTTATACTTGAATACTGGATGGACGATGGCTGGTATGTCGGCCGGCTGAAAGAAGTCCCGGGCGTATTTAGCCAAGGGGAAACATTAGAGGAATTAGAAGAAAATATCAGGGATGCCTATCAGCTCATGATGGCCGATGCCAAAATATCGGTTCGCAAGGGTAGTCGTACAAAAAAACTGGCGGTGGAAGTGTGAAACGCCGTGATTTTATCCGGGAATTAGTCCGAGCAGGATGTTATTTGAAAAGACACAGAAAGCGGCATGATATTTACGCCAACCCCAAAACTGGAAAAAGCGCTCCTGTTCCGCGTCATGCCGAGATCAAAGACAGCCTCTGTGATGTAATCAGAGAGCAGCTTGAACTTGCCCAATAAATATTTTACCTG
Above is a window of candidate division KSB1 bacterium DNA encoding:
- the recO gene encoding DNA repair protein RecO — encoded protein: MALLKAEGIVVRTMNMGETSKLVTFFSRELGILKFVAKGVRSSKSRMGAALEPLTLSRIVYYHKENRDLQFLSQADLVEFFPNLTADAEKWGYANACAELITRAQTSPEATSKLYPILLNTLRAMNEPAIEGRVCFWGFQMKFVGVLGLAPSLRRCSSCGTAGSPNRIYQFDFSRGGFFCDKCSLNPGLHKISGETLQALSDFQALPAEKFVQYKISPAAAREIENFFRGYLAFHLEEIGKLTSLKFVHKIASQKISSAK
- a CDS encoding glycine--tRNA ligase, with amino-acid sequence MAEIEKLMDKLVSLCKRRGFIFPSSEIYGGLNSCYDYGPLGVELKRNVKEYWWKAMVQTRDDIEGLDASILMHPRVWEASGHVANFTDPMVDCKVCKARFRADEIKPEKAGQCPRCGNKDSLTEARLFNLMFKTFMGPVEDAANIVYLRPETAQGIYVNVYNVMQASRQKIPFGIAQIGKAFRNEITPGNFTFRTREFEQMEMQFFVKPGTDMEWFEYWKAQRIAWYDGLGIRKTKLQFHQHGPTELAHYAAAAFDIEYEFPFGWKELEGIHNRTDFDLKRHAEYSGKDLSYFDDATRERYIPYIIETSAGCDRTVLTALIDAYDEDVIEGEARTVLRLAPVIAPIKAGVFPLVKKEGMPEVAEKIFHDLKKHFPVFYDDGGAIGRRYRRMDEAGTPFGITVDGQTLQDQTVTVRERDSLSQTRVASDKLLPFIQEKMAGYKRTA
- a CDS encoding type II toxin-antitoxin system HicB family antitoxin produces the protein MVRQFILEYWMDDGWYVGRLKEVPGVFSQGETLEELEENIRDAYQLMMADAKISVRKGSRTKKLAVEV
- a CDS encoding type II toxin-antitoxin system HicA family toxin, which produces MKRRDFIRELVRAGCYLKRHRKRHDIYANPKTGKSAPVPRHAEIKDSLCDVIREQLELAQ